A window of Rickettsiales bacterium genomic DNA:
TATTTCAGCATCACGCTATAGTGATCCATGAAGTTACGCTTGATAACGGCATCCCATTCATTACCATAATTGGCCCCACCGGTTTCCGCTGAAAAGTCGTGATAGATCACACCAAAAGTGGTGCCGTCAACTATCTCACTTCCGGTGCCAGACGCCTTATAAAATAGCGAACCATAGATATCTTCCAAACCTGTCGCCGGAGTGGCCAAAAACTTATCCGCCCAACCGTTAAATTTATGGAGAGTTGCCAAAGGCGTTTGAAACGACACCGTGCCGCCATTATCGCTTCCCAATGATTCGAACCCGGCTTTGGCCGTCAACCCAGCATAAGCCAACCCGCCTTCCAGCGTATAATAATCAGCGCTGTAATCGATTGGATTATCTCCATGCTCGCTCTGACGCGCATATTCTGCAGTGTAAAGAAGCTTCACATTCTCATCGATGGGAGTAGAACCCGTAAAACGTGCCCCGAAGGTTTTGGAGGAAAGTCCAGCCACTGCCGCATCATCCAAATCGATCAGATAACCATAACCGGTCAGTTTACCAAAATCCCAACCATCGTAAGAAGCATTGATTACATGAGTGTTTGTGTCCAAATCTCCAAAAGGGTGGTCATCGCTAAAGATGCGGTTCACATTATCGACATAGCTATAGACCAACGTCGTATCCGGCAATGAGCTGTTGATAATCGCCGCTGAATCATACATTTGATCATTCTGGCGCCAGCCGACCGTGCCGATAAAACGCTGATTATCGAGGTTATGATCCTGACGGCCTACGCGCAATACGGTATCGTCAATACCAGTAAACTGAAGGTAGGCTTTATTCACTTCCGTCCCATCCGGATCGGCAACAACAGGATATGCCGTCTTACCATTGATCGTATCATTATAGGTTTCACCGCCCATTTCTGCGACATTCTCAATTTCCACGACTCCGCTAAAACCTTCCAACGTACCGGTTTTATATCCTAGCTTGGTACGTAGAGTTGAGGCATTCGCATCCTTGCCAAAACCAGCCTGATCCACATGTTCAAAACGATAACGAACATCAATATAGGGCGTTGCATCATCAATCAGGAATTTTTGCATCACATCAGTTTCGCTTGCATAGGCAGGCGACATAGCGACCATCGCGCTTGTGGTAGTGATGAGAAAGTAGATACTTTAGAGGCTTCTGAGAATATAAAAGTGTCTAGCAATCTCTAAAAAGTGTCTAGCAATTCACAATATCTAAATGTGGATTAGACGTAAGTAGCGGAATTATAATCTTAAATTTGGTAGCGGAGGAGGGACTCGAACCCCCGACACGCGGATTATGATTCCGCTGCTCTAACCGACTGAGCTACTCCGCCACGAGCATCATATAATGCAAGGATGCGTTTCATAACAAACCC
This region includes:
- a CDS encoding alginate export family protein, producing MVAMSPAYASETDVMQKFLIDDATPYIDVRYRFEHVDQAGFGKDANASTLRTKLGYKTGTLEGFSGVVEIENVAEMGGETYNDTINGKTAYPVVADPDGTEVNKAYLQFTGIDDTVLRVGRQDHNLDNQRFIGTVGWRQNDQMYDSAAIINSSLPDTTLVYSYVDNVNRIFSDDHPFGDLDTNTHVINASYDGWDFGKLTGYGYLIDLDDAAVAGLSSKTFGARFTGSTPIDENVKLLYTAEYARQSEHGDNPIDYSADYYTLEGGLAYAGLTAKAGFESLGSDNGGTVSFQTPLATLHKFNGWADKFLATPATGLEDIYGSLFYKASGTGSEIVDGTTFGVIYHDFSAETGGANYGNEWDAVIKRNFMDHYSVMLKYADYDADTLSTDTEKFWFQLGAKL